Genomic DNA from Lactococcus garvieae:
AAAACTCATGCTTTTGTTTAATTTGTCAAAATCGCTTCAAGTTCCGTTAAAACAGCAGCATCTCGATTGTGGCCGATGACCTTATCAGAAATTTTTAAGACCTCAGGAATGGCATTTTCGACAGCAACAGCGGTACCTGCAAGTTCCAACATCTCCAAGTCATTACTTTGATCCCCAAAAGCTGTGAGGACTTCAGGTCGAGCTTGGAGGTGTGTGAGAAGGTGTGATAGACCCGTTGCTTTACTGATACCAGCCGACATGATATCAATAGAGCGGAAACCTGTTGTAGTGGCACGAACATCGGGTACACGCGCATTAATCCAATTTTCACATTCACGGATCTGTTCAGGTGGAAATTCCACACAGACTTTTAAGATTTCGTCTTCAATATCGTGGACCGACTTCACTAATTGTAAGTCAGAATAATACATATTAGCAAATTCAACAAATTGTGGGTCAGCTGTTTGAAGAGCGTAAGCACCATTTAGACCAGAAAAAAGAACGACATCACGGTGCATATGTGGGTTTTGACGCACAACATCCACGAGTTTGCTGGCCTTGTCTTGTCCGAGAATACTACTGTAGAGGATGTTTCCCTGGTATTTTACAAGGGCTCCATTTTCAGCGCAGAAGGCGACTTGGTCTTGGAATTCATCAAAGAGTTCTTCTAAGGCTAAAAGTTGTCGGCCGCTGGCGGCACAGAAGAGGTAGTTTCTCTTTTTGAACTCTTTTAAGATATCCCGAAGGCGGCTTTTATCGTAACTACGGTTTTCATCGAGAAAGGTCCCATCCATGTCTGTCGCAAATATTTTTAATTGATTATTCATCTTCTCCCCTTATCAAAAATGCTCCGCTTCAAGATAATCTTGGCGGAGCAGTACTTTTAGTCTAGTGTAACTACTATTAACCTTCAGACCAAAGTTCTTTAACTTTAGCTTGAACTTCATCATTTGCCAAGAAGTCATCGTAGGTTTCACCGATACGGTCAATGACACCATTTTTCGAAATAACAACGATATGGTTGGCCAAAGTGTTGATGAATTCACGGTCATGTGAAGTGAAAAGAATACTACCTTTGAATTTTTTCAAGCCATCATTAAGAGCGGAAATTGATTCCAAGTCCAAGTGATTTGTTGGATCATCAAGAACCAAAACATTCGCACGTTGCAACATCATTTTAGACAGCATTACACGAACTTTTTCTCCCCCTGAAAGGACAGAAACAGATTTGAGTGATTCCTCACCTTTGAAGAGCATACGACCCAAGAAACCACGAAGATAAGTATTGTCATCTTCTTCTTTAGTCAAGACGAATTGACGCAACCAATCTAAGATAGACTCATCAGTCGCAAAGTCACGGCTGTTGTCTTTAGGAAGATAAGAGCGAGAAGAAGTTACTCCCCATTTAATCTCTCCTGTATACTCGATGTCACCCATCAAGGCACGAATCAAAGCAGTAGTTTGGATATCGTTTTGTCCGATAAAGGCAGTTTTATCGCCAGGTGCTAAGATAAAGCTGATGTTATCAATGACTTTCTCACCATCGATTTCAACAGACAAGTTGTCAACACGCAGTAAGTCATTTCCGATTTCACGTTCTTGGTCAAAACCGATAAATGGATACTTACGAGAAGAAGGAACAAAACTTTCAACTTCGATTTTATCCAGCATTTTTTTACGTGATGTGGCTTGTTTTGATTTAGAAGCATTGGCAGAGAAACGTGCGATGAAGTCTTGCA
This window encodes:
- a CDS encoding HAD family hydrolase, giving the protein MNNQLKIFATDMDGTFLDENRSYDKSRLRDILKEFKKRNYLFCAASGRQLLALEELFDEFQDQVAFCAENGALVKYQGNILYSSILGQDKASKLVDVVRQNPHMHRDVVLFSGLNGAYALQTADPQFVEFANMYYSDLQLVKSVHDIEDEILKVCVEFPPEQIRECENWINARVPDVRATTTGFRSIDIMSAGISKATGLSHLLTHLQARPEVLTAFGDQSNDLEMLELAGTAVAVENAIPEVLKISDKVIGHNRDAAVLTELEAILTN
- a CDS encoding ABC-F family ATP-binding cassette domain-containing protein, producing the protein MLTVSDVSLQFSDRKLFDDVNIKFTAGNCYGLIGANGAGKSTFLKILDGEIQPTTGHVSMGPNERMSVLRQNHYDYEDQTPLDVVMMGNEKLYAIAQEKNAIYMKEDFSDEDGMRAAELEAEFGEMGGYEAEAEAAQLLQSLGIKTDQHYDVMANLTSGEHVKVLLARALFGKPDVLLLDEPTNGLDIQAISWLEDFLINFENTVIVVSHDRHFLNNVCTYMADLDYGKIKLYPGNYDFWKESSELALRLQGDANRKAEEKIKELQDFIARFSANASKSKQATSRKKMLDKIEVESFVPSSRKYPFIGFDQEREIGNDLLRVDNLSVEIDGEKVIDNISFILAPGDKTAFIGQNDIQTTALIRALMGDIEYTGEIKWGVTSSRSYLPKDNSRDFATDESILDWLRQFVLTKEEDDNTYLRGFLGRMLFKGEESLKSVSVLSGGEKVRVMLSKMMLQRANVLVLDDPTNHLDLESISALNDGLKKFKGSILFTSHDREFINTLANHIVVISKNGVIDRIGETYDDFLANDEVQAKVKELWSEG